The segment CGCGCgcaagggggaggagaaggccaaCTAAACCACAGTTTTTGAGTGGGATGTGGTCCCCTAGGATCAATTCAAGACTTTGCACAAGATTGGGTGGTGATTGGGCTGCTCTAGCTGGGCTGGGCATTTTGTCGAGCAccttgagtgcaatgaacagtgtttTCAGGAATTTTTGAATATTTCCCTAGAAAAGAATGAATTTAATCTATGAATTTGAAAGAGTTTCACTAGGGTTTGAAGTATAGCAAATCCTCACTAATATTAGGATAAACTAAGGAAATAATCTATggtttgaaatttgagagaatttgctcaaattcactaGGGTTTGGAATGAAGGGAATAATTAGGGTAAATTAGTAGGGCTCTAAGAAAGTAATACTTGAACCAATTAAAGAgtcaaatagatttttaaagcacactaatttaatcaaaagccagcatgatgcagtcaaattttagtttaaaatttgaggattttacaagggggagagaggggaagagataacCCCTCATGCCTAGtcaacacaaaaaaaacattaatttaAAAGGGGAAAGACAGAGAGGAAGAGATAACCCCTCTTGCCTAGTCAacacaaaaaatattaatttaatggaAGTTGTATCCCCTGGTAAATAACTACATTTACAGAGTGTCTTTCCCCAAAACTGACTTCGCGCGGTGTCCTAGAGCTAAAACCGCAAAGTCacaatgtcctgtagcaaaatttaccaaaaaaatagtgcataaaatagatttatataacttacttctgaaccatgcaaaagttacttccaattaacattgaagttacttttaaaaattgttaaacttactTGGGCtgatttgtgctgattaaatttattttctagataGAATCATATTTTTAACCCTACAACGAATTTATTTCTAATGTTGTGACAAAGttagtttctttttgttttaagttacttttataatatatgtaaattacttttagactttattgaatttacttttatatgtctaagaagtaatttagtgaaatttaaaagtaatttagatatattataaaagtactttgtaatttttcatcaaaatgtaatcatgtaagatcttgttataaagatttaattgttacaaatACAACGATGTAATCGGATCGTACATCgtatgagtagtttaagaggaAATGTTATTGGAAGTATAGGTGGTTCCTATTTGCTTGATGAACTAGTAGTATATTTTCAGTAGAGTAATGGCTTCAGTGGTGTCTCGTTGTAAGACTGAACCGAGAGGCTTCTTGGTTTAGATTTGGCGCTAAAGTATTTAATATCACATGTAAGTGTGCCAAATCATCACCCTCTAGAAATTATTgtctaaaatattttaaatattatgcaaatatgacatatcatttacaattttgttgtatttttagaatttaatatacAAGCAATGTTAAATCATTATCTCtacatcattttcacattatttaaatgTATGCATCTACCATTTCTATAACATATAgcatatattcatccatatatttCGTAGCAAAGCGCGGGATATCAACTAGTAAAACTGTAATATCAGATCCGTATCCCTCAACCTAAAACCATATATAACAACTCCATCAACTATTAATACCGTGTAAAATGACTCCTTCAATTGTTTTATAGTGTTTTTTTGCTAACGTGGCATCCTACGTGACACTTTGACCAGGTCGTGTACTAACTTGGCAGCTACTTGGCATATAGGTGGCAATACAGTCaagaacaaataaaaaatatatgtgggaacCACATGTCAGTGAACGCTTTCTCATTTATCCTCTcacctcttctctctcattcatATGTATCCTCTATCTCCTAGGTCAGGGTGGCGATCGGCGGCAAGTCCCgcgcgagctcgagctcggcctCGATTGGCGTGTGCGACGGGAGGCAACAACAGGCCGAGATGGCGGCACCGCGGACGAAGCCCTATCCCCACCATTAGCATTTACCGCCTTGTCGATGACAATAGAGGACAACAGAGGGAGAGGCTGAGGCTGAGACCATCCCCACCACTAAGGCCGCCTTCAAGGCAATCCCGTCGCTCGAGGCCGGCAGCATCCTTGCAGGGAGAGGGAGCCACGGAGGAGCGTCGGAtggggctgccgccgccgccaccgaggagAGCCACATCACTCTCCAATGAGTGGTTCAGATCTGACCATAAGAGGAGGTGGTGACTGCTCTGGCAACCTGATCCACTGGGAAGTAGGAGTAGGGTGGCGGTGGTCTCGTCTCCAACTCTAGCGCGACATTACCACCAACTTTGGTGCGACATTACCACCAACTCTGGCGTGACATCACCAACACAGATGCCATCCACCATGACCACCACTACCGGTGCTCACAATAGTCCATCGCACTCCTGACGCGGTCCCGACGGCAAGCTCGAGGTGGCTAGCCAACCGGAGGGAGGCGACACGGTCGTCGCATCGAGGAGCCACTACCACGGCTTGATGTCCGGTTCTCCCATTACCGCATCAAGGAGCCATCGCCGCAGTCGCCGTGACATCGAGGAGCCGAAGCTGCAGCCTGCTGCTTCGGTTCTCCCATCACCATTGGGCCTCCTCGCTATCATCGAGACTGAGGTAGATGTAGAGAATACGAaggcatggtggtggtggcaagcGTGAGGGCGAGCAGATCCAGAAGTGTTATTATTTAAAATCAATATACGTGCAAGAAATGTTTGTTCTCCCTTTAATTATTATGATAgttgacggtcgaaattggtaCTTAACAACTATTAAACAGTCACCAAGTCTAATTTGGCCTCCGAAGACATCACTATCTTAAAACTAACTTAGCctcttcatgccaactccgatttgagTGATCATGGATTTTTTGAAAGCTTATCTCGTCGCTTTTCAAACACATCCGGTCTTATATCAAAATTCATACCGAGTTAACAGGAATCGTTAAAACATGACAATGTTATTACTGAAACCGAACTTATACCTCGGGCCTTTTAATAGACTAGGCTCATCTCGGGAGCGCTTCTCTTCACCTCCACGAACGAGCACTGATCCctacctctattttttttctttatgaatATCTATGTACACCCTCTAGTCCTCGGTCGTTTAGTCGGTGACTATAGATCCAGAGTCCCAATAGTTGGTGTTTTGATTTGTCGGATCGATTAGATCTCTTTCTTTGTGCTTAATTACATATTCGTCATATTTAATTTTCATCTTACCTTATTTTTATAGTGTTCTCTTGTTTGCATTGCATGGATCATCAACCATGTGTGGTACaacatcgtttgtggtgtagcggtTGCACGGCCTTCTGAACTTGTTGTGGTTGGTAGCCACATTGCAAACGTCGCATTCGATCAAAGTAAGATTTATCCCCTCTTCAGAAGATCAAGCCACGAGAGAGCGTTTTCACTTTTGTATGTCCTACTACTTTGCGAAAaagtatattatattttatagtaAAATTAGGCAGATGCTATGCATTGCAACCAGATTTAAGAGAAGACTAGCAGCTATATTACctgcattaaaaaaaatgaccagCCTATTGCATGATACTGTCATTGTTTTTGTGTGTATGGTATTGCTTCAAACACCCGCTCTAATTAGAATTTTTGTCTACTTTGGCCTTTGGGTATGGTTTGCTGCTTGAACCGTGGTTTCTAATATAGTGCTTTTGTTTCGGGGTTTGTCTCAGTTTCTGAATCCTGATTTGATTTGTGTGCTTTAGACTTGCTGCGTGAGCTTTGATCATGTACCAAGTTGGCATTGCCATTGCCTCATTGTTTTCCTCTTGGGTTTGTGTCCATGCAGAGCTGCTAGAAGGAAATTTAGTCGAGTTACACGCACCTATCTGGTGATCTGTAGGTTAAAATCATGAGTGGTTATGTATCATATATATGTGATACGTATTTGGCCATTCCAATCGAAGGTGTGCAATAATTCCTGCAGCTGAGTTTGTCGAATGTTGCCAAGACTACTGATTCAAGTGAGAAGTGACACAGCAAGCAACCCTTAACCAGTGGCACTTGTAGCAAGTACTTTCTTATTCAGGCTGAAGAAGTGATGTATCTAGAGTGTTGGGTTGCTGCTTCTTTGGTCTTTGCTAGTGCCAAATGCGGTAGCAACTAGCACGtatggcaaattggcaatgcATGACGTTACTATTAGGAAATAGGAGGTGATCTTCTACTACTGATGTGAGATTTTAATGCAGGTAAGGCTGCTTATTCAAGAatatactatataatataaaatccaGTGTGCTAGCTACTGGTAGTACAGCTGCTGCTGTCTTTTTATTTCAGAGTTTGTGTATGCATGGCCTGTATGCGTGGAGTCCATAAAATTCATTCACaaccttttttttcatatggctGGGAACCTTGGTGATGGTTTTTACCATCAAGGGTTTGATGAAAGGGTAGGATTGTTTGATATTGATATGTTACTTTTTGGTGGAGTTCCCGGTAACTACTTTCTGGGTGTGCTTATGGTTATGATGCTGATATGGTGATGGTGGGGTGGAGGTCCACAGTATAATGGTGCTGACATCTATGGGCTGCATCCAGATAGTATGTTTTTTATTCTCTTATTTCTCTTTCAAGGAAACATCTTAACCATaatacaatttatttttttgctgttAGATTTTAATCGCTACATTGTGAGATTTAAGGGAGTTACCGAAGACATAAATGGTTGGTAGATGTTGTATATTATGTCTAATCCTACTAATTTTACCAACTCTAGATAATGATGGCCTCCATGGTATGCTACACTCTAtcagtttctctttttttcacctctatttttttatttgtatgtcTTAATAATCTGCTTCTGGGATGTTTGTTTTCACCTTTATTTTCTAtctgttgttgctgttgttgttgtgtCTTAATGATCTGCTCCTATTGGATATGGATCCAAATGTTGAAGAAGAATACGAACAATTGGTCCAGAATAACCATAAGTGGCAGTTTGTCAGGGATTATCCAAGATGAAGGTAAAGACACATCTAATAATCTAAAGCTGCCTCTTTTGTTAGCTTTTGATTGGTCCACTTAGCGTCCCCTACTTTggagaaaaatcacaaatttatgCTGAGAAAAAACAACTAACAAtcatatgtgagaaaaaatctagagaaaaatATCACATTAGGATTCTAGAGGCTTCCAAAACTATTTTCCATTTCCAACCGCATGAACTTCTACTCCTTTGCCTTCTATAAATATACCACGACTAACTCTACAATATATAATAAACCTAAAATtattaagcaaaaaaaaatctaaaacaacGAATTTACATTCATTTTCCTTCTTTAAATATCCTACGCCTACTCGGTACTACTCATATAACTCTAGAATATATAGTAAACCCAAAATtattacacaaaaaaaaatccaaaacaaataaagaaaacaaCTTTGTTTTCATCATAGGATCATTAATACCtactcagcaaaaaaaaattgtgttttCTTCTTACATAGGATATGTCAAAAAAACTGAATATACTAAATGATGATCTTTCGAAAATTCAAATACACaagtaaatatatttaaacCAATTAATTCTGATGAatctcaaaatttattttacttgTTTGGATTCATTAAAAGTTATGTATAAAATGACACATTAaatttattagtttttcttgacATAACATACAAGTTCTAATTTTTTGTGACAAATATGTTTTTCACTTTTAttcataataaataaattatttatacaTACAttcataaatgtttttttaatatcatACAAACATTTGTTAAAACTAAAATAATGGTTCACAATTTTGTTTtatgaaaattctaaaatttcaaataagaaaagaagtactccctctgtattttaatgtatgacgccgttgactgtTTGatcaatatttgaccattcgtcttatttaaaaaatttaaacttatCAGTCAGCAAGACCAGTGtattttaaactgctaaattaCTATTAAACTATCAGTCATGAGATTACTGTTAAACTGCCAGTCATGATTAGTCTGCTGCCTAGCCTACTGCAGGTGGATATGAAGATGAAAAAAATGTGTCTTTCCCTTCTTTTTAGATAATCCTGACAAATTGCCACTTATGGTTATCCTGTACCAattgttcatcttcttcagcattTGCATTCATATCCACTACGAACAGAAACACGCCCTCTGCAAACATCCTACAAGCAGATCATTATaacacaacaacaacatcaaTAACAGATAGAAAATAAAGATGAAAACAAACATTCTAGAAGCAGATTAGTAAGAGacataaatagaaaaatagaggtgaaaaaaaagagaaactcaTAGAGTGTTTCATACCACAGAAACCATCATTATCTGGAGCtagtaaaattataaaatagaggtgaaaaaaaagagaaacttaTAGAGTGCTTCATACCACAGAGACCATCATTATCTGGAGCTAGTAAAATTATTAGGATTAGACATAATACACAACATCTGTCAACCATTTATGTATTCGGTAACTCCCTTAAATATCACAATGTAGCGATTGAAATctaacagaaaaaaataaattatatggtTAAAATGTTTCCttgaaaaagaataaaagaatCAGAAACATACTATCTGGAAGCAGCCCATGATGTCGGCACCGCTGTACGGTggaccaccacctcctcctccaccccttcATCAATATCAAACAATCCTACCCCTTCATCAAACCATTGATGGAAAAAACCATCACTAAGATTTCCAgccatatgcaaaaaaaaaaaggttgtgtATGAATTTTATAGACTCCACGCATACGGGCCATGCATACACAAACTCTGAAATAAAAAGACAGCAGCAGCTCTTAATTGTCATAAGCATTTGATTGTCAAAACATCAATTTTTACTAATTAAAAATGTTAAGATGTTAAACAATGCAACTCTTAATGTGTTTTAAGCATTCTTTCAACATTAAATAAGAAGTACATCCGAGAACAATAGACTCACAGTTATTTATCCTTCTTCTGAGAAACTCTATATTTTGACCAATCGTCTAAGGTTTTCCGGTGAACagcattcatttttatctttcttttttctcggaTGATGTTTTCTGCATCCTTCCAGTTTTCAGCAATGCCCAATGCTACTAGAACTGCACACACAACACAAGCGCTTCTTCCATGACCTGATGCAGTCATGCACAAGACATAAGAGTGCACACACAATATTCAAACATAATTAGCAGCTGCAATTATGTACAAAACTAGATTATAGAACTACAGTCCTTATGTCAACGTTAAAAAAAGGTGGAATATATGAAGAGAGATAGGTCGTTACTAACCAAACGCACAATGTACATAAACTGGTTTTCCTTTAGCTCTCTTTTCACATGCCCAGCGTGCCGCAAATTCAATTTGGGATATCGTCGGGGCTCTTGTATCCCAAGTAGGAACACAAAGATACTCATTTGTTAGGACAAAATCACTTCTTGGCAACTCGCAAGTGCAATCAATAACAGAGGGGTCTCCTGGGGGCAAATGCTTCAACATAAACGGCCATCCTCCTAGATAAATGCCTTCAATGATCATGTTATACACAGCCTCCTTCTTCCTCATATGTCTCTTCATAGTTGCATATACCCGGGCAAGTATCAAGAAAGGACCAAAAAGTACACTTGACCAAATTGGAAACCTCCCCTTTGAATTCTTTCCCAACATCCAAGGTATGTTGATGGAATTGTGGGATGCAACAGCGATGATATAGGCAATTGTACTGGTGGCTAGAAAAGGAACCGCGACAATTCTTAAGCCAATCTTCCACATACCAACAGACGTGACCAGAAGAGATGTTCCAGCGATGCCAATCACCTTGGATATCCCCATTATCGCCCGCTTGAACTAAAACCTCTTCTTTTGAATTATGAAGGTCAGATCTGTATCAAGATTTGCATCAGCGGATTCTTGCAATAGAACGGCGAAAAACAAAAGGTAGTTTTGGCATGTACGGAGTCTTGAATTACATCTAATTAAGATATGGATAGTTCAGGAAAATTTGTAACAGTTGATATGGATTATAAAGCAAAATTCACAACCAATTTAGCAGCGAGCATCAATTAACAGTTACATAAGTGGTGTAAGCTTGACCAATGTAGGCAATGAGGCAAGTGCCAATTCTTAAAAAGACAAGAACAGATAAAATGTTCTAGCTAGCATCAATCATGTTATTACGCAAAATTGTactaaaccaaaaaaaaatacctaGGGCATGACAatgtagtagtactaattaattgaAGGCACCAACAACGAATCAGCCAACCAAAAAAACAATCCATAAAACTGGAACATGTAACAAACAGGATGGATCAAGAACCAGCAACGGGCAGCATCAGCCAAGTAGAAGCGGACCTAACATGGGGAGCAGGGGATTCAGCGCGAGGAGGTGAGGCCGCATAGGGGAGGAGCCGTGCGTCTTCTCGACGGCCGTGtgcgtgaggaggaggaggaggaggaggagacaacGCCAACCTTCCTGGCTCGCACTGCAGATCGGAGACGCAGAGAaactttttccctttttctgaTGGAGGAAACCAACAAAGGTGCGAGAAGAGTGGCGTGCCATTCATTTGCCAAGAGAGGAATAGATGGAGGAGAAGAGTGGCGTGCCATTCATTTGCCAAGAGAGGAatagatggaggaggaagaaaggcaTCTTGGCCAttcgctatattttttttatttctcagtAATTTTTAGTActatttgaaattaaaattcgTGACACCGGTAAAACCTAGTATTACCTCCCTTGTTTTTTACTTGTGTTTTGAACATCGAAATATTTTCACTGCATATgttttattactatttttttctaattgtttCTGGTAAAATGCTATTAAATGTATAATAATATAAGAATGTTTTTCATCACAAATCTATCAGTATCAATTATGAAATTTCTTCAATTCACTTATAATATATGAATCTCATTCAAATTTCATATCACCCACCCCTAACCAGAGACAAATCCAATTACTGAGTTTCCAATACTTATCAAATAATGTAACCACTGCTCctaatcatcaaaatcattgttACAGCAAAAACAGTTAGACCTTATACGGGACTACCAGACTAGACAAGTACAAGTATTAAGTATTAAGCCTAATATAGGTTGTGATAGTAAATTTCCTAACCATTAatctattaaaatatttttttatcaacctttgtttttttttctcaccatgTAACAGAAAATTCTTTTATTATGAGCTAAGAATTGTTGTTAACCTTCTATGTTTctccctcttttcttctctctattCCATCTAAAAAACTGCTCCCTCTATATTTATCCTACACATACCaataaaacatattaaaaatactataatatccccactttatcaaatcctaatacaattagttttcattttatttaatttaaatgcATTTATTCTATAATTTCATAAAGTAGgatgtaataattatttaaaagtaaatttattttgagtaTCCACCTGCAGTAGGCTAGGCAGCGGACTAATCATGACTTGCAGCGTAACAGTAGGCAGTTTAATAGTAATCTAGCAGTTTAAAGTATACTGGCCTTGCCGATTGAtaagtttaaattttttgaataagacgaatggtcaaatgttgatcAAACAGTCAACGGCGTTATGCACTAAAATATATTGGGAGTActtcttttcttatttgaaattttagagtattcataaaatattttagaaagaaAATTGTGAACCATTATTTTAGTTTTGACAAATGTATGTatgatattaaaaaaacatttatgaatgtatatataaataatttatttattatgaatagaagtgaaaaatatatttgttataaaaaaatagaacttgTATATTTTgtcaagaaaaactaataaattTAATGTgtcattttatatataaattttaatgaatctaaacaagtaaaataaattttaagatTCATCAGAATTAATTGGTTTAAATATATTTGCTTGtggatttgaatttttgaaaagATTATTCATTTAGTATATTCAGTTTTTTAAACATATCctatgtaagaaaaaaaaacacaattttttttagctgaGTAGGTATTAATGATCCTTTTCCGTGATAAAAACAAGGttgtcttctttctttctttgcattggatttattttaataattttgGGTTTACTATATATTCTAAAGTTATATGAGTAGTTATATGAGTAGTACCGAGTAGGCGTAGGATAtttaaagaaggaaaataaatgtaaatttgttgttttagattgtttttttttgcttagtAATTTTAGGTTTATTATATATTGTAGAGATAGGCGTGGTATATTTATAGAAGGCAAAGGAGTAGTTCATGTGGTTGGAAATGGAAAATAGTTTTGAAAGCCTCTAGAATctttttctctagattttttctcacatgtgaTTGTTAGTTGTTTTTTCTCAGcataaatttatgatttttctccAAATAAGGAGACGCCAAGTTGATTTCCCTCAACGTAACAGCGAGATTATTTTacgtcccttaaccacaaaacaccagaaatcttcaccgtAAAATATACAAAACAGCCCAATTTTGGTCCCATGGCAGCAGTATAGATGCCTtgtttcgctgacgtgacatccaagtcagcaaaataaaaataaaaaaaaaatatgtggggcccacgtatcAGCCCCACGTCATCTGTCTTACACCtcctttcccttctctctctctctcacttttgtTCTGCAGGGCGGCCGGCGGATGGGGAGGAAGCTGCCAGGGCGAGGCAAGAGACGAGGAGGTtgggcggccggccggcgacgaggcggcggcggcgggaccgGACGTCGAGCTCGACGCCCATGGCGTGGGCGAGCTCCCTGTTGCCGTCGGAGAGGAGGAGCACCTCATCACGGCGGCGAAGCTTGAGGAAGGTGGCACCGAGGACAAGCGCGTGGTTGGCGAGCttccgccggcgaggagggccgCGAGAGACGACGAGGACTTGTGGAAGTTGGAGCCCTACCACTTCCTCTCCCGCTTCGCCCCGCCGGTGGTTATGGCTACGGCTTCACTCGCTGCCGATGAGCCCGGGAGCCATGGCCACTGACGCGAAGCTCCCGCGCTCGTGCCCAATGCCACCTCCACACCGGCTCCCACGCGCCGGCACtcgcgcgtcgccgccaccccAGCTCTCACGCGCCGCTCCATACACCcctcgccgcccgctgccgcggAGGATCCCGTCGACCTCCGCAAGCTCCGCGTCGCGCTCGCACACAACTTCCTCGTCATGTCAGTCTTCTGCAGCGCGAGGTTCCTGGACGATGGGGATGGCGATGGCAGCGAGTGAAGCCATAGCCACGACGGCGTCGCGACACCGTCGATGACGacgacaaccaccaccaccaccaccacagtcGATGGCGTCGTGACCCGCTTCAACGATGAGCTTGGGGCGGCGATGACAAGACGCAGACTAGGGACGACAAGGAGGAGGCGGTGACTCGGCACTGGCTGTCGGGGGGACGCGGCACTAGTACACTGCCTGCGTGGACTCTGTGCTCACCGCCGACCACACCGTCGAGATTGAGGGCGAGCGCCTCCCATTCTCTCCTCCAACCCCCTCTCcactccccccctcccctcgccaCGCCTCGACATCACCAGCCGCCGCGTCCTCAACTTCCGGTTGGTCAAGCCACCACTACCACTCTGCCGGTCTACTccgctcgccgcgctccgctcctcctccagccaccTCCGCTGTCGTGGCAGTGGGACGCTCCCAAATCCGGTCGAGCGCGTGTGCATCAgtgcagcggcagcggtggagcTTGGCCAGGCTCGCCGGCTCGACATttgccgccggcggcagcctccCTTGGAGAGGAgctgaagagaaggaaaaaaagagaaaagtgaAGAAGAGAAGTGGTCCCCACATTTTCTATCTCatttcacttacatgtgggacccacatattttttttattttgctgacttggatgccatgtcagcgaaaccagGCATCTATACTACCATGGGACCTAAATTtgacggttttgtatagtttaggggtgaagatttctggtttcACGAGTTAAGGGACGTCAacaaatctcgctgttaagttgagggacctccagtgaacttattccttctgaACACACCGCTGGCCCATTCGAAACAAAGACCAGTAACAACGGGCTTGGATCGCGCTGCCATCGATATTACagcccaaacaccaccttaattgCCGCGGCTAATCACCGCGAGCAACTGatggttaatttatttataattaactaattattaattaattagttattaaTCCCCTGCCTTGGATTCTCTTCCAGGCGGTTAGAAATCCCCCGAGTTTGTAGCCCCCACACCCCCACGTCCCTCTGCAACCGCCGCCCCCACTCGTCTCTccccccacgcgcgcgcgcgaagcatcagcatcagcagcgACGAGTGTCAGTGAGAGCGCGCaaccgcctcgcctcgccgccgcgcgcgcccgcgaTGTCCACGGCGACGACAAGGCTCGGCGTCCGCCGCCCGACACCCGCCCCGGTGTTCGACTtcgaccgcctcctcctcggcagcagcagcggcggcggcatggtgggcgacgacgtcgtcgccgacgcgctGCTCGGCTTCGCCTACGACCCGCCcgcccacggcgccgccgccctcgacgaCGTCCTCGCCCCGCTCCCCGGCGCCGACAAGACGCCGCGCGaacgcggcgtcgtcgccgacggcagGTCGTTCCGCCGCGCCGGTGCTGccctgccggcgccgccgacggagCTGGTGACTCGCTTcgtccccacgccgccgccgctgccaccggtgcagcagcagcagcagcagcgatggGAGCTGCCTGACGCGGTGTTCGTGCGGGGAGccggagcggcggaggcgaagaAGGGAGGTGCCGCGGCGAGccacgacgaccacgacgacgggcgccaccaccaccaccacaaccagGCCGtgcagagcgcggcggcgagggagcggcggaggcggatcaGCAGCAAGACGGCGGAGCTCTCGCGCCTCATCCCCGGCGCCGCCAGGATGAACAGCACCGCCGAGATGCTccaggccgccgcccgccacgtcCGGCTCCTCCAGGCCCAGGTCGGCATGCTCGCCCTCATCCACTCCTCCGGCGAGGTAACCACCCACCCACCACCAACAACAAACACCTTGAACGCACTCTCGTCGAATCCTGAATCCTCCATCGTACGTCCATCAGGCGAAGGCGGCATCATCCATGGCGGCGTCGCGGGAGCACCaccagatgatgatgatgcgcGCGCTgctggcgagcggcggcgtgcaggagcggctcgccggcgagggcAGGTGCCTGGTGCCGACGAGCCTCGTCCGCgccatcgccgacgacgacgccatggcCACCTCCAACCCGGCGCTGAGCCGTGACGTCAACCGCTTCAAGGATTCGCtggaccagcagcagcagcagtagaccGAGCTCGCGTCGATCACGGCCATGGCGATCGAGCTCATGGCTGCCCCTTTTTGAGAGCACGCCATTGACACGCTGCCGTTGTGTGTTCCTGACACCCTGacgacgatcgatcgatgatgaaTGTTTCTGTTCATAGCTCATGATCATCCGTAGATTCATTAGGTGTAGGTTATCAGCATTGATCGATTTAATTGCATCATATATAGTCTaaaatttagtttgtttttagTTTAGTCTTGCTTTTAATCTATGCATGAAAATATTGGCTAATTAATCTAGATTTAGTTTGGTAATTATGGGATGTGTGTGATGTGATACTAACACTGTTGTATCTCCCACACC is part of the Oryza glaberrima chromosome 12, OglaRS2, whole genome shotgun sequence genome and harbors:
- the LOC127756883 gene encoding uncharacterized protein LOC127756883; this translates as MGISKVIGIAGTSLLVTSVGMWKIGLRIVAVPFLATSTIAYIIAVASHNSINIPWMLGKNSKGRFPIWSSVLFGPFLILARVYATMKRHMRKKEAVYNMIIEGIYLGGWPFMLKHLPPGDPSVIDCTCELPRSDFVLTNEYLCVPTWDTRAPTISQIEFAARWACEKRAKGKPVYVHCAFGHGRSACVVCAVLVALGIAENWKDAENIIREKRKIKMNAVHRKTLDDWSKYRVSQKKDK